GCACCTTCTTGGGCTTCATCGCCTCTGGCACTTCCCGCACGAGATCGATGGTCAGCAGGCCATCGGCCAGATCGGCGGCCTCGACGCGGACGTAATCGGCCAGTTCGAAGCGCCGTTCGAACCCGCGATTGGCGATCCCGACATGGAGGTATTCGCGGTCGTGCGGTTCGGCGCGACTGCCCTTGACCGTCAGCAGGTTTTGCTGGGCGGTAATATCGATATCGTCGGGCTTGAACCCTGCCACGGCCAGCGTGATGCGATAGGCGTCATCGCCCCGGCGTTCGATATTGAAGGGCGGATAATTGTCACCGGCATTGGCGCGGGCCTGCCGTTCGAGCAGGTCGAACAAGCGGTCAAAACCCACGGTGGTGCGGCGATAGGGGGTAAAATCAAGACGGTTCATGGCAATATCCTCATCATTTGAGCAATCTGCACTTACCCTTGCCAGCCTGGGAACCCGGCGCTGGCACAGGCGGTTCTTCGGCCATGCCCGACTTGCGGCGCATGACACGAACAACCATGTGTGTTAGCGAAAACCGCATTTCAAGACCCCAAATTCAGAGGTTTCCATGGCCGATACACGCAAGGTTGAGATTTATACCAAATGGGGTTGCCCCTATTGCTTCCGCGCCAAGGCGCTGCTCGATGGCAAGGGCGTGACTTATGAAGAAATCGACGTGACCATGGGCGGGCCGAAGAAGGCAGAGATGCTCGAACGCGCGCCGGGACATGCAACGGTTCCATCGATCTTCATTGATGGCGCGCATGTTGGCGGGTCTGACGATCTGGCTGCGCTTGAAGCCGCGGGCAAGCTGGACGCGATGCTGGCGCCGTGAGCGTCCCGTCGGCGCGCGGTCCGGCCAGGGTCGCGCTGTTCCAGATGACCAGCGGCATCGATCCGCAGGCAAACGCAATCGCTATCGCCGATGCGGCACGGCGGGCAGCGGCTGGCGGCGCGGTTATGCTTTTCACGCCGGAAATGTGCGGGTTGCTTGATCGCGACCGGAAGCGGGCGGCGCCCCATATCGTCGTCGAAGCGGACAACCCTGTGCTGTTGGCCGCGCGCGAGACTGCGCGCGAACATGGCATCTGGATCGACCTTGGATCACTGGCGGTTCTGCGCGAGGACTGCAAGTGGGCCAACCGGGGGGTCGTGATCGACCCCGAAGGCGCGATCGGCGGCCGTTACGACAAGATCCACATGTTCGATGTCGATCTGGCGACGGGCGAAACCTGGCGCGAATCAGCGGCCTACACGCCGGGCGAAGCGGTGGTTACGGTCGACACGCCGATCGGGCGGCTTGGGCTTGCCATCTGTTATGACGTGCGGTTTCCGGCGCTGTTCGAAGAACTGGGGCGGCGGTGCTGCGATGCCATCCGCATTCCGGCCGCGTTCACCGTGCCAACCGGCAAGGCGCACTGGCACCTGATGCAGCGCGCGCGCGCGGTCGAGGCCAGCGCGTGGGTGATTGCCACCGCGCAGGCAGGGCGACATGAGGATGGGCGAGAGACGTTTGGGCATTCGCTGGTGATTGATCCATGGGGTGAAGTGGTGCTGGACATGGGCGATGCGGCAGGGCTGGGATTTGCCACCATCGATCCTGCGCGCACGGCTGAGGTGCGCGCCCAATTGCCCAGCCTTGCCAACAAGCGCGAAATCCCTAAGTCGGACGCATGATTGTCTTCGA
This genomic interval from Novosphingobium sp. CECT 9465 contains the following:
- a CDS encoding Hsp20 family protein; this encodes MNRLDFTPYRRTTVGFDRLFDLLERQARANAGDNYPPFNIERRGDDAYRITLAVAGFKPDDIDITAQQNLLTVKGSRAEPHDREYLHVGIANRGFERRFELADYVRVEAADLADGLLTIDLVREVPEAMKPKKVLIGAQTPLKVIEGDNTAAA
- the grxC gene encoding glutaredoxin 3, producing the protein MADTRKVEIYTKWGCPYCFRAKALLDGKGVTYEEIDVTMGGPKKAEMLERAPGHATVPSIFIDGAHVGGSDDLAALEAAGKLDAMLAP
- a CDS encoding carbon-nitrogen hydrolase family protein; this encodes MSVPSARGPARVALFQMTSGIDPQANAIAIADAARRAAAGGAVMLFTPEMCGLLDRDRKRAAPHIVVEADNPVLLAARETAREHGIWIDLGSLAVLREDCKWANRGVVIDPEGAIGGRYDKIHMFDVDLATGETWRESAAYTPGEAVVTVDTPIGRLGLAICYDVRFPALFEELGRRCCDAIRIPAAFTVPTGKAHWHLMQRARAVEASAWVIATAQAGRHEDGRETFGHSLVIDPWGEVVLDMGDAAGLGFATIDPARTAEVRAQLPSLANKREIPKSDA